In Akkermansia muciniphila, one DNA window encodes the following:
- the rnc gene encoding ribonuclease III: protein MNHTALEDKLGYRFNNPDLLVQALTHPSTDSRPETRRAYERLEFLGDAILQLAVTQYLYHHMPQSPEGELTQLRARTVSRANLGKYGFILGLDKYIALGKGEERAGGRGKNSIIANTFESVFGAMSLDSDYETAKAVALRVLHEALDSAASHPKEINPKGELQAILQDILPETPSYKTEEKGPRDAENRFESRVFWHGHAIGAGSGASKRKAEVAAAADALAARAWLRMTL, encoded by the coding sequence ATGAACCACACCGCGCTGGAAGACAAGCTGGGTTACCGTTTCAACAATCCGGATCTGCTCGTTCAGGCCCTTACCCACCCCAGCACGGACAGCAGGCCGGAAACGCGCCGGGCGTATGAACGGCTGGAATTCCTGGGAGACGCCATTCTGCAGCTGGCCGTCACACAGTACCTTTACCACCACATGCCCCAATCCCCGGAAGGGGAACTGACCCAGCTGCGCGCCCGAACCGTCAGCCGCGCCAATCTGGGTAAATACGGCTTTATCCTGGGGCTGGACAAATACATTGCCCTGGGGAAGGGGGAGGAACGGGCCGGCGGACGAGGCAAAAATTCCATCATCGCCAACACATTTGAATCCGTCTTCGGAGCCATGTCCCTGGATTCCGACTATGAAACGGCCAAGGCCGTGGCCCTGCGCGTCCTCCATGAAGCTCTGGATTCCGCGGCCAGCCATCCCAAGGAAATCAACCCCAAAGGGGAACTCCAAGCCATTCTTCAGGACATCCTGCCCGAAACTCCTTCCTATAAGACGGAAGAAAAAGGGCCGAGAGACGCTGAAAACCGTTTTGAATCCCGCGTTTTCTGGCATGGTCACGCCATTGGCGCCGGTTCCGGGGCCAGCAAGAGAAAGGCGGAGGTAGCCGCCGCCGCAGACGCCCTGGCCGCCAGGGCATGGCTCCGCATGACCTTGTAA
- the carB gene encoding carbamoyl-phosphate synthase large subunit, whose amino-acid sequence MAKREDIRKILIIGSGPIIIGQACEFDYSGTQACKALRAEGYDVVLVNSNPATIMTDPGMADHTYIEPLTVDRITAVIEKERPDALLPNLGGQTALNLASKLHEEGILKQYGVEVIGVDLEAIARGEDRIIFKETMDRIGVPVAKSEPVYSVEEAEKVASELGYPVVLRPAYTMGGTGGGIVYNVEELRQVVPRGLAASLINQVLVEECVLGWEELELEVVRDAKGQKITVCFIENVDPMGVHTGDSFCVAPMLTVPQEVQDKLQDYSYRILDAIGVTGGTNVQFAHNREDNRIIVIEINPRTSRSSALASKATGFPIASVSTKLASGVTMDELPYWRKGSLEKYEPYGDYVVVKFARWAFEKFPKAADKLGTQMKAVGEVMSIGQNFKEAFQKAVRSLEIGRAGLGRVKKLEALSTPELREKITYGNSERFFQIYELLRRGVTVGEIVKLTRITPYFIEQMKELADFDFSLDGQNWDSLSAETLRQAKEMGFSDKYLAQIFGVPEKAVRGRRQKDGITATFRIVPVSGVEHAEYYYSTYSGAADEVPVNDKKKIMILGGGPNRIGQGIEFDYTCVHAAFTLRDHGYESIMVNCNPETVSTDFDTANKLYFEPVTVEDVLAIYEKEKPEGVIVQFGGQTPLNIAQALKDAGVKIMGTQPEGIRLAEDREYFRERMIALNIRQPESGTARSLEEAVELGRRIGYPVMVRPSFVLGGRGMEVIYDEENLKRYGVEAIQVSPEYPMLIDRFLDNAIEAEVDALADGTDTFVATVMEHIELAGIHSGDSACAIPPVTIAPKHIRTIEEHAAKIAQDFQVKGILNVQFAICNDEVYIIEANPRASRTVPIVSKVTGISLARYATEIMLGRKLKELGLKPRACRFIGVKEAVFPFNMFPEVDPVLGPEMRATGEVMGIADNFGMAYYKAQEAAGCILPTAGKVLVTVSDRDKKFIEPIARDLISLGFTIVSTGGTAEYLRGQGVETEVVNKLHEGRPNLGDMITNKQIDLIINTPVDRTSMIDDSFIRMQSIQKKIPYMTTIAAARATVEGIRSAQHVKVSPRSLQEYHS is encoded by the coding sequence ATGGCAAAACGCGAAGATATCCGCAAAATCCTCATTATCGGCTCAGGCCCCATCATCATCGGCCAGGCCTGCGAGTTCGACTACTCCGGCACCCAGGCCTGCAAGGCCCTCCGCGCCGAAGGTTACGACGTCGTTCTGGTGAATTCCAACCCCGCCACCATCATGACGGACCCCGGCATGGCGGACCACACCTACATTGAGCCTCTGACCGTGGACCGCATCACGGCCGTGATTGAGAAGGAACGCCCGGATGCCCTGCTGCCCAACCTGGGCGGCCAGACGGCCCTGAACCTGGCTTCCAAGCTGCATGAGGAAGGCATCCTGAAACAGTACGGCGTGGAAGTCATCGGCGTGGACCTGGAAGCCATCGCCCGCGGCGAAGACCGCATCATTTTCAAGGAAACCATGGACAGGATCGGCGTGCCGGTCGCCAAGTCCGAACCCGTCTATTCCGTGGAGGAAGCTGAAAAGGTGGCTTCCGAGCTGGGCTACCCCGTCGTGCTGCGCCCCGCCTACACCATGGGCGGCACGGGCGGCGGCATCGTTTATAACGTGGAAGAACTGCGCCAGGTGGTCCCCCGCGGCCTGGCCGCCTCCCTCATCAACCAGGTGCTGGTGGAAGAATGCGTGCTGGGATGGGAGGAACTGGAACTGGAAGTCGTCCGCGACGCCAAGGGACAGAAGATTACCGTTTGCTTTATTGAGAACGTGGATCCCATGGGCGTGCACACCGGAGACAGCTTCTGCGTGGCGCCCATGCTGACCGTTCCGCAGGAAGTGCAGGACAAGCTTCAGGATTATTCCTACCGCATTCTGGACGCCATCGGCGTCACGGGAGGAACAAACGTGCAGTTCGCCCACAACCGGGAAGACAACCGCATCATCGTTATTGAAATCAACCCCCGCACGTCCCGTTCCTCCGCTCTGGCTTCCAAGGCCACCGGCTTCCCTATCGCCTCCGTCTCCACCAAGCTGGCTTCCGGCGTCACGATGGACGAACTTCCCTACTGGCGCAAAGGCTCTCTGGAAAAATACGAACCTTACGGCGACTATGTAGTCGTGAAGTTCGCACGCTGGGCCTTTGAAAAATTCCCCAAGGCGGCCGACAAGCTGGGCACCCAGATGAAAGCCGTGGGCGAAGTAATGAGCATCGGGCAGAACTTCAAGGAAGCTTTTCAGAAGGCTGTACGCTCTCTGGAAATCGGGCGCGCCGGCCTGGGCCGCGTGAAAAAGCTGGAAGCCCTCTCCACCCCGGAATTGCGAGAAAAAATCACCTACGGCAACAGCGAACGCTTCTTCCAGATTTATGAGCTCCTGCGCCGCGGCGTGACCGTAGGGGAAATAGTTAAGCTGACCCGCATCACTCCGTACTTCATTGAACAGATGAAGGAACTGGCGGACTTTGACTTTTCCCTGGACGGGCAGAACTGGGATTCCCTTTCCGCGGAAACCCTGCGCCAGGCCAAGGAAATGGGCTTTTCCGACAAATATCTGGCCCAGATTTTCGGAGTGCCTGAAAAGGCCGTCCGTGGCCGCCGGCAAAAAGACGGCATCACGGCCACCTTCCGCATCGTGCCCGTCAGCGGCGTGGAACACGCGGAATACTACTACTCCACTTACAGCGGCGCGGCGGACGAAGTTCCCGTGAACGACAAAAAGAAAATCATGATTCTGGGCGGCGGTCCCAATCGCATCGGCCAGGGCATCGAATTCGACTACACCTGCGTGCATGCCGCCTTCACCCTGCGCGACCACGGATATGAATCCATCATGGTGAACTGCAACCCGGAAACGGTTTCTACGGACTTTGACACGGCCAACAAGCTGTACTTTGAACCCGTGACCGTGGAAGACGTGCTGGCTATTTACGAGAAGGAAAAGCCGGAAGGCGTCATCGTCCAGTTTGGCGGCCAGACCCCGCTTAACATCGCCCAGGCCCTCAAGGACGCCGGCGTGAAAATCATGGGAACCCAGCCGGAAGGCATCCGTCTGGCGGAAGACCGCGAATATTTCCGTGAACGCATGATCGCCCTGAATATCCGCCAGCCGGAAAGCGGCACGGCCCGCTCTCTGGAGGAAGCCGTGGAACTGGGGCGCCGCATCGGCTACCCGGTCATGGTGCGCCCCTCCTTCGTGCTGGGCGGCCGCGGCATGGAAGTCATTTACGACGAAGAAAACCTGAAGCGCTACGGCGTGGAGGCCATCCAGGTCAGCCCGGAATATCCCATGCTGATTGACCGTTTTCTGGACAATGCCATTGAAGCGGAAGTGGATGCGCTGGCCGACGGCACGGACACTTTTGTAGCCACGGTCATGGAACACATTGAACTGGCCGGCATCCATTCCGGAGACTCCGCCTGCGCCATCCCTCCCGTGACAATCGCGCCCAAGCACATCCGCACCATTGAGGAACATGCCGCCAAAATCGCCCAGGACTTCCAGGTAAAGGGTATTCTGAACGTGCAGTTCGCCATCTGCAACGATGAGGTTTACATCATTGAGGCCAACCCCCGCGCCTCCCGCACGGTGCCTATCGTCTCCAAGGTAACGGGAATCTCCCTGGCGCGCTACGCCACGGAAATCATGCTGGGCAGGAAACTCAAGGAGCTGGGCCTGAAGCCGCGCGCCTGCCGTTTCATCGGCGTGAAGGAAGCCGTTTTCCCCTTCAACATGTTCCCGGAAGTGGACCCCGTACTGGGGCCGGAAATGCGCGCCACGGGCGAAGTCATGGGCATTGCGGACAACTTCGGCATGGCCTACTACAAGGCCCAGGAAGCTGCGGGCTGCATTCTGCCTACCGCCGGCAAGGTGCTCGTCACGGTTTCCGACCGGGACAAGAAGTTCATCGAACCCATTGCCCGGGATCTGATTTCCCTGGGCTTTACGATCGTCTCCACCGGCGGCACCGCAGAATACCTGCGCGGCCAGGGCGTGGAAACGGAAGTGGTCAACAAGCTGCATGAAGGACGCCCGAATCTGGGCGACATGATCACCAACAAGCAGATCGACCTGATTATCAACACTCCGGTGGACCGCACCAGTATGATTGACGATTCTTTCATCCGCATGCAGTCCATTCAGAAGAAGATTCCGTACATGACCACCATCGCCGCAGCCAGGGCTACGGTGGAGGGCATCCGTTCCGCCCAGCACGTGAAGGTATCACCCCGTTCCCTCCAGGAATACCATTCCTGA
- a CDS encoding DNA-deoxyinosine glycosylase, with protein MKKCSFPPSVTPDCSVLVLGSLPGDESLRQAQYYAHPRNAFWKIMGALLGFDPSLPYEERLSLLNRGGVGLWDVVASGVRPGSLDQHISQERPNDIAALLDRFPGIGVVCCNGTASHKYLKRYFPELFLRETLSVIQMPSTSPAAARLTYEQKFRAYEEIMAPLIRKEKQEY; from the coding sequence GTGAAAAAATGCTCCTTCCCTCCTTCCGTCACCCCGGATTGTTCCGTGCTGGTGCTCGGTTCCCTGCCGGGGGACGAATCCCTGCGTCAGGCCCAGTATTACGCTCATCCCCGCAACGCGTTCTGGAAAATCATGGGTGCCCTTCTGGGCTTTGATCCCTCCCTGCCATATGAGGAACGCCTGTCCCTGCTCAACCGGGGCGGGGTGGGGCTGTGGGACGTAGTGGCCTCCGGCGTCAGGCCCGGCAGCCTGGACCAGCACATCTCCCAGGAACGGCCCAACGATATTGCGGCCCTGCTGGATCGCTTCCCGGGCATCGGCGTGGTCTGCTGCAACGGCACCGCTTCCCATAAATACCTTAAACGGTATTTTCCCGAACTGTTCCTTCGGGAAACGCTTTCCGTCATTCAAATGCCTTCCACCAGTCCGGCGGCGGCGCGGCTGACGTATGAGCAGAAATTCCGAGCCTATGAGGAAATCATGGCGCCCCTGATCCGGAAGGAAAAGCAAGAATACTGA
- a CDS encoding outer membrane protein assembly factor BamD has protein sequence MNVKKLLLMMAAVPGTLALCQCSSEAPPPPGTVRMVDQQAIVLMQEARAKETKNDLSGAIKKYRRVVEKHPLSREAPQARFRMAELHEARKEPADAFDQYQKLIDRHPDSPLYRQAMARQKEMAFGAASGALTNRVLWMFDVRMDPTNVTEWLKHVRDNAPYAPTAPQAMNVLGNYLAARGRMKEAIEAYQNLVDNYPNSPLAPTAQLQIATLYRQAAADGDRNHVNVARAQEAYEDYLQRYPNSARAGAARADLAAMKRELVAQQLEVAEYYLTKMKDTDAAIFCYQEVVSRGSINPAAAARAKARLKELRVTSR, from the coding sequence ATGAATGTGAAAAAACTGCTTCTCATGATGGCTGCTGTTCCCGGGACGCTGGCTTTGTGCCAATGCTCTTCGGAGGCGCCTCCCCCCCCCGGAACCGTCCGCATGGTGGATCAGCAGGCGATTGTCCTGATGCAGGAAGCCAGGGCAAAGGAAACGAAGAATGATCTCTCCGGGGCCATTAAGAAATACAGGCGCGTGGTGGAAAAGCACCCCCTTTCCAGGGAAGCTCCCCAGGCCCGGTTCAGAATGGCGGAGCTTCATGAGGCCCGCAAGGAACCCGCGGATGCGTTTGACCAGTACCAGAAGCTCATAGACCGTCATCCGGACAGCCCCCTGTACAGGCAGGCCATGGCCCGGCAGAAGGAAATGGCCTTCGGCGCTGCGAGCGGCGCGCTGACCAACCGCGTGCTGTGGATGTTTGACGTCAGGATGGATCCCACGAACGTCACGGAATGGCTGAAGCATGTGCGGGACAACGCTCCGTACGCCCCTACCGCCCCGCAGGCCATGAACGTTCTGGGCAATTATCTGGCCGCCCGCGGCCGGATGAAGGAGGCCATTGAAGCATACCAGAACCTGGTGGACAATTACCCCAACTCTCCGCTGGCCCCCACGGCCCAGCTCCAGATAGCCACCCTGTATCGCCAGGCCGCTGCGGATGGTGACCGCAACCACGTCAATGTGGCCCGCGCCCAGGAAGCTTATGAAGACTACCTTCAGCGTTATCCCAACAGTGCCCGGGCAGGAGCGGCCCGCGCCGATCTGGCGGCCATGAAGCGTGAGCTGGTGGCCCAGCAGCTGGAAGTGGCGGAATACTACCTGACCAAGATGAAAGATACGGATGCGGCCATCTTCTGCTACCAGGAAGTAGTCTCCAGGGGCAGCATCAATCCCGCCGCCGCCGCCAGGGCGAAGGCCCGCCTGAAAGAACTGCGCGTGACCAGCAGATAA
- a CDS encoding endonuclease/exonuclease/phosphatase family protein, translating into MSYNVKNGTGMDGRRDYDRTARVIAEEKPDVVALQELDQGTIRSSGRDTLQELAARTTLTGTYAKAIDYSGGSYGVGILSREKPLSVKRIPLPGREEARVLLMAEFRDYWFCVTHLSLTKEDSSASIDMIAALAAKCSKPFFIAGDFNLTPDSEPITRMKKYFILLSDPAQKTFPAGHPKECIDYIWMYRGKKTEAFHVKERRVIEAPAASDHRPVKVTVSY; encoded by the coding sequence ATGAGCTATAACGTAAAGAACGGCACCGGCATGGACGGCAGGAGGGATTATGACCGCACGGCCCGGGTAATCGCGGAGGAAAAACCGGATGTCGTGGCCCTTCAGGAGCTGGACCAGGGGACAATCAGGAGCAGCGGCAGGGATACCCTGCAAGAATTGGCCGCAAGGACAACGTTGACGGGTACCTATGCCAAGGCCATTGATTATTCAGGCGGTTCCTATGGAGTAGGCATTTTATCCAGGGAAAAGCCTCTGAGCGTCAAACGGATTCCTTTGCCCGGCAGGGAGGAGGCCCGTGTGCTGCTGATGGCCGAGTTCAGGGATTACTGGTTTTGCGTCACGCATTTGTCCCTGACCAAGGAAGACAGCAGCGCTTCCATTGATATGATTGCCGCCCTGGCCGCAAAATGCAGCAAGCCCTTTTTTATTGCAGGGGATTTCAATTTAACGCCGGATTCGGAGCCGATAACCCGGATGAAGAAATATTTCATCCTGCTGAGCGATCCGGCCCAAAAAACGTTTCCCGCCGGGCATCCGAAGGAATGCATTGATTACATCTGGATGTACAGGGGAAAAAAGACGGAGGCGTTCCATGTGAAGGAACGCAGGGTGATTGAAGCCCCCGCCGCCTCCGACCACCGCCCGGTTAAAGTGACGGTCAGCTATTGA
- a CDS encoding porin: MKTYTLPVIGIMTFGASAFAAAASSTGNALPTRGSFSTCKWLGDRFKWFNAERDHKNPYIQEFNVSLRMQYGLDWIDPNGEDRVMGEKEGNGRRFNDEWRRFRAGFNMKFLNNFKLNNVWNIGGMDGLESYNAKANTWNASDQTCSLYELNLEYNGGPVTYAIGKIKPRITGEYRTSSSAILTMERSMLVNQLRPETNYGLQVNNSDKKDKLGWAAGVWLNGNGSAGTGTSNNRIEPAFNSRDNCFITGTLSYDTSNGVFLKKSRLWLDYAHNFTKWGNDAQNKAYEKLTGYGFKSKYQGTGARDVVALTWEGSQGNFSLMTEVMAGFNVIGMKAGAENVFGMTVMPSYKFTPHWEGVVRYQMAAGSNAVKWEKRYTQNSTYSGTSDCMQALYLGVNYYIFECSPNMAKIMAGIEYAHSNGTDASRQKGFTGWSYNIAFRTNF; encoded by the coding sequence ATGAAGACCTATACTCTCCCCGTCATCGGCATCATGACTTTCGGAGCCTCCGCCTTTGCCGCGGCCGCGTCCTCTACAGGAAACGCTCTGCCGACCCGCGGCAGCTTTTCCACCTGCAAATGGCTCGGCGACCGTTTCAAGTGGTTCAACGCGGAACGGGATCATAAAAATCCCTACATCCAGGAATTCAACGTTTCCCTCCGCATGCAGTACGGCCTGGACTGGATTGACCCGAACGGCGAAGACCGCGTGATGGGCGAAAAGGAAGGCAACGGCCGCCGCTTCAACGATGAATGGCGCCGCTTCCGCGCCGGGTTCAACATGAAGTTCCTGAATAACTTCAAACTCAACAACGTCTGGAACATCGGCGGCATGGACGGCCTGGAAAGCTACAATGCGAAAGCCAACACATGGAACGCCTCCGACCAGACCTGCTCCCTTTACGAATTGAATCTAGAATACAACGGAGGCCCCGTCACCTATGCCATCGGCAAAATAAAGCCGCGCATCACCGGGGAATACCGAACGTCCTCCTCCGCCATTCTGACCATGGAACGTTCCATGCTGGTCAACCAGCTCCGCCCGGAAACCAATTACGGACTCCAGGTGAACAATTCCGACAAAAAGGACAAACTCGGCTGGGCCGCAGGCGTCTGGCTGAACGGCAACGGAAGCGCCGGGACCGGCACGTCCAACAACCGCATTGAACCCGCTTTCAACTCCCGGGACAACTGCTTCATCACCGGCACGCTGAGCTATGACACGTCCAACGGCGTTTTCCTGAAGAAAAGCCGTCTGTGGCTGGATTACGCCCACAATTTCACCAAGTGGGGGAACGACGCCCAAAACAAGGCGTATGAAAAACTGACCGGCTACGGCTTCAAATCCAAATACCAGGGCACCGGAGCCAGGGACGTGGTAGCCCTGACATGGGAAGGCTCCCAGGGGAATTTCTCCCTGATGACCGAAGTCATGGCCGGCTTCAACGTCATCGGCATGAAGGCGGGGGCTGAAAACGTCTTCGGCATGACCGTCATGCCGTCCTACAAGTTCACCCCCCACTGGGAAGGAGTGGTCCGCTACCAGATGGCGGCGGGCAGCAACGCCGTAAAATGGGAAAAACGCTATACGCAGAACTCCACTTATTCCGGCACCTCCGACTGCATGCAGGCCCTGTACCTGGGCGTCAACTACTACATTTTCGAATGCAGCCCGAACATGGCCAAGATCATGGCGGGCATCGAATACGCCCATTCCAACGGCACGGATGCCAGCCGGCAAAAAGGCTTTACCGGATGGAGCTACAACATCGCCTTCCGCACCAACTTCTAA
- the hisI gene encoding phosphoribosyl-AMP cyclohydrolase: protein MEQNDISSRIVFADRGKVNVEKGVEFAPKFDQNGLIPALAMDHVTHEPLMLAYMNAESLRMTMELGEAVYYSRSRQEIWHKGATSGHVQKVKQILVDCDQDALIVLVDQCGAGACHTGHHSCFYRSVPFGDELKAQPQGAPVTLREADGGVVFDAEAVYGKGH, encoded by the coding sequence ATGGAACAAAACGACATCTCATCCCGGATTGTCTTTGCCGACCGCGGCAAGGTGAATGTGGAAAAAGGCGTGGAATTCGCCCCCAAATTTGACCAGAACGGCCTGATTCCGGCCCTCGCCATGGACCATGTTACCCATGAACCGCTGATGCTGGCCTATATGAATGCGGAATCCCTGCGCATGACCATGGAATTGGGGGAAGCCGTTTACTATTCCCGCAGCCGCCAGGAAATCTGGCATAAGGGCGCGACTAGCGGCCACGTGCAAAAAGTGAAGCAAATCCTGGTTGACTGCGACCAGGATGCCCTGATTGTGCTGGTGGACCAGTGCGGCGCCGGCGCCTGCCACACAGGGCACCACTCCTGCTTTTACCGTTCCGTTCCGTTCGGAGATGAACTGAAAGCCCAGCCCCAGGGGGCACCCGTCACGCTGCGTGAAGCGGACGGAGGCGTCGTTTTTGATGCCGAGGCCGTGTACGGCAAGGGCCATTAA
- the lptE gene encoding LPS assembly lipoprotein LptE has product MNRIRNVFKLFLPVFCLLAGSCGYQFGGTKPPKLELAQTVKVCLFANNSLEPRAATLVTGALADELQRDGTYRLSSGADADIRVEGEVYSITFDQLRSSREDTYKSTELGLRLSVKYRVVDARTQEILYAGSAEEVGQFFDQGNIQSARTNALSYAARLVATSIAETLTNG; this is encoded by the coding sequence ATGAACCGTATCCGGAACGTTTTCAAACTCTTCCTGCCCGTTTTTTGCCTCCTGGCCGGTTCTTGCGGCTACCAGTTTGGCGGCACCAAGCCGCCCAAGCTGGAACTGGCCCAGACCGTCAAGGTATGCCTCTTTGCCAACAACTCTTTGGAGCCCCGCGCCGCCACGCTGGTGACAGGCGCCTTGGCGGATGAGCTGCAGCGGGACGGCACCTACCGGTTAAGCTCCGGCGCGGATGCGGATATCCGGGTGGAGGGGGAAGTGTACTCCATCACCTTCGACCAGTTGCGCTCCAGCCGGGAAGACACCTACAAAAGTACGGAACTTGGATTGCGCCTGTCTGTCAAATACCGTGTGGTGGACGCCAGGACGCAGGAAATCCTGTATGCCGGCTCTGCGGAGGAAGTAGGTCAATTCTTTGACCAGGGCAACATTCAGTCGGCCCGCACGAATGCCCTTTCCTATGCGGCCCGTCTGGTGGCTACTTCCATTGCGGAAACCCTTACCAATGGCTAA
- a CDS encoding methyltransferase domain-containing protein, protein MKGTAERTGLPGASVDLVTAAQSFHWFDAAAFKRECRRILSRGGRVALIWNSRVEDSPVVREEGDIHRLYCPRFDGFSGGLATLTDSIGAFFNHRFRVFRFPNDLSYTREQYLRRMMSASYALTEGGEERSSWLDALERLFDRFETEGRVTVPNETVVYLGSG, encoded by the coding sequence GTGAAGGGAACGGCGGAGCGCACCGGGCTCCCCGGAGCTTCGGTGGATCTGGTGACGGCGGCGCAGTCATTCCACTGGTTTGACGCCGCCGCGTTCAAGAGGGAATGCCGCCGTATTTTATCCAGAGGCGGCAGGGTCGCCCTGATTTGGAACTCCAGGGTGGAAGACAGTCCCGTTGTCCGGGAGGAAGGGGATATCCACCGTCTTTACTGTCCGCGCTTTGATGGATTCAGTGGCGGCCTGGCGACGTTGACGGACAGCATTGGAGCGTTTTTCAACCACCGTTTCCGGGTATTCCGCTTCCCAAATGATTTGTCCTACACGCGGGAGCAGTATCTCCGCCGCATGATGTCCGCCTCCTATGCCCTGACGGAGGGAGGGGAAGAGCGGTCCTCCTGGCTGGACGCCCTGGAAAGGTTGTTTGACCGGTTTGAAACGGAGGGACGCGTTACGGTTCCGAATGAAACTGTGGTGTATCTGGGGAGCGGCTGA
- a CDS encoding PP2C family protein-serine/threonine phosphatase codes for MMQQSFYQGSFQVSGLCGDQILGARENQQDSFSILTGDDSLLLVLADGMGGYTGGELASRAAVEGFSKAFKREFPTPGERMKSAVDAANEQVCAVRKKGGKDEEMGTTLVAAWIGKDGLRWASVGDSLLLLIRKEKILLLNELHQYSSELDQMADEGIISREEALNHPSRNFLTSALMGEEIPLVDLREDCFPLVPGDRLLVASDGVESYLQSLEPARILYLSMLPAAELVCSILGGISRENSADQDNATLICAEIAGM; via the coding sequence ATGATGCAGCAGTCTTTTTATCAAGGGTCTTTTCAGGTTTCCGGATTGTGTGGAGACCAAATTCTGGGCGCCCGCGAAAACCAGCAGGATTCCTTTTCCATTCTGACCGGGGATGATTCCCTGTTGCTGGTATTGGCAGACGGCATGGGAGGGTATACTGGCGGAGAACTGGCCAGCCGTGCGGCCGTGGAAGGATTTTCCAAGGCGTTTAAACGGGAATTCCCCACTCCCGGAGAAAGAATGAAGTCCGCGGTGGACGCCGCGAACGAACAGGTATGCGCTGTCCGGAAAAAAGGAGGAAAGGATGAAGAAATGGGAACGACGCTGGTAGCGGCCTGGATAGGGAAGGATGGGCTACGTTGGGCCAGCGTGGGGGATTCCCTTCTTCTACTCATCCGGAAAGAAAAGATATTGCTGCTTAATGAGCTGCATCAGTATTCCTCTGAACTGGACCAAATGGCGGATGAAGGGATTATCAGCCGGGAGGAAGCTTTGAACCATCCTTCCCGGAATTTTTTGACCTCTGCCCTGATGGGGGAGGAAATCCCTTTGGTGGATTTGCGGGAGGATTGCTTCCCGCTGGTTCCTGGAGACCGTCTTCTGGTCGCCAGTGACGGTGTAGAGTCTTATCTGCAATCCCTGGAGCCGGCGCGAATACTTTATTTATCCATGCTTCCCGCAGCGGAACTGGTATGTTCCATCCTGGGCGGTATTAGCCGCGAAAACTCCGCTGACCAGGATAACGCCACGCTGATTTGTGCGGAAATAGCGGGAATGTGA
- the rsmI gene encoding 16S rRNA (cytidine(1402)-2'-O)-methyltransferase, with amino-acid sequence MEEVEYSVYFVPVPIGNRADITLRALDVLRKVDVIACEDTRHSGLLLSHYEIRKPLISMHDHNEQPRAGEIAARAAGGESFAVISDAGMPGVSDPGYRLIQTLKEKGISFTVLPGPSAVVTALVGSGLPTDAFFFGGFLPVKSGKKNAVLQTAAEASHTSIFYESPHRIVKTMQALAALDPDIPVCVARELTKTFETYHRGPASRLAAEFAERPPKGEIVLLVGGVNAPRATR; translated from the coding sequence ATGGAGGAAGTGGAATACAGCGTTTATTTTGTTCCGGTGCCTATCGGCAACCGGGCGGACATCACCCTGCGGGCGCTGGACGTGCTGCGCAAGGTGGATGTCATTGCGTGTGAAGACACCCGCCATTCCGGCCTTCTGCTTTCCCATTATGAAATCCGCAAACCGCTGATAAGCATGCATGACCACAATGAGCAGCCGCGCGCCGGGGAAATTGCGGCGCGCGCGGCCGGCGGGGAAAGCTTTGCCGTGATCAGTGATGCGGGCATGCCTGGCGTGAGCGATCCGGGCTACCGTCTCATTCAGACGCTCAAGGAAAAGGGAATAAGCTTCACCGTCCTTCCCGGGCCATCTGCCGTGGTGACGGCATTGGTGGGGTCCGGACTGCCTACGGACGCCTTCTTCTTCGGCGGCTTTCTGCCCGTCAAATCCGGGAAAAAAAACGCTGTGCTCCAAACGGCGGCGGAAGCTTCCCATACCAGTATTTTTTATGAATCCCCCCATCGCATCGTCAAAACCATGCAGGCTCTGGCGGCGCTGGATCCGGATATTCCCGTCTGCGTAGCTAGGGAACTGACAAAAACCTTTGAAACTTACCATCGCGGTCCGGCCTCCCGGCTGGCGGCGGAATTTGCGGAACGCCCTCCCAAGGGGGAAATCGTGCTGCTGGTGGGCGGCGTCAATGCCCCGCGGGCTACCCGTTGA